The Acetomicrobium flavidum genome window below encodes:
- a CDS encoding Na/Pi symporter codes for MFLYALGTCPDNIKRYLGKGGKAFLFGLGAKKSTSLLFGLFLSIMMQSSAAASSFVVGLVEVGLLASERALLVIMGASVGTGLVVYFLSLDVILFSPLVFAVIVFWGRFARGHLREYLKICEGIAMVFFGMALIKFGSYPLVNSDFVKNLLYILTGSSVLMAITAYVITSIVQSSTATLAIAIGMASSGLLPFNSILPLILGAYVGSSTSALLAALGKKRRSQGLAWSAFLYRALGIIPMIPLGLLYLRLCRNLPVTIDDHIAILQILLVSVNMIVFLPFSLELSRMGERLASLSGRESIEPLYLDWSFVDMTPIAVSLLSKEIVRTSNFLEEFLYGLFYGEVKSDRLHLLRTSLPDLVNACVFYRSAITLRSNEDPFLARELITTSYSLNALNNMVTLAVERLFPLMEDGANRDHFPALDEWDIVVSLFLNILKSSLGAYALDDTYFANRAFKLYGQLSDMLGKIRNKLMLSHYAIKNGTDILNLLTLLDAFSKESLEFARSARRHNAEGFVALEGGDQD; via the coding sequence TTGTTTTTATACGCCCTAGGTACATGTCCGGATAACATAAAAAGATACCTTGGCAAGGGCGGCAAGGCCTTTTTGTTCGGCCTTGGAGCCAAGAAGAGCACCTCTTTGCTCTTTGGCTTGTTTCTTTCCATCATGATGCAAAGCAGCGCCGCGGCATCTTCCTTTGTCGTCGGGCTGGTCGAAGTTGGATTGCTTGCCTCGGAACGCGCCCTTTTGGTCATAATGGGTGCAAGCGTAGGCACCGGTTTGGTCGTTTACTTCCTGAGCTTGGATGTCATTCTTTTTAGCCCTCTCGTCTTTGCCGTCATAGTGTTTTGGGGACGCTTTGCAAGAGGGCATTTGAGGGAATACCTGAAGATATGCGAAGGTATTGCCATGGTGTTTTTCGGTATGGCCCTGATTAAATTTGGATCTTATCCGTTGGTCAATTCAGATTTTGTAAAAAACCTCCTATATATCCTGACGGGATCTTCTGTGCTCATGGCCATCACGGCTTACGTCATAACGTCAATAGTTCAAAGCAGCACAGCTACACTGGCCATCGCCATAGGCATGGCAAGCTCAGGATTACTGCCGTTCAATTCGATTTTGCCGCTTATACTGGGAGCTTATGTCGGGTCTTCCACTTCCGCACTCCTTGCGGCTTTGGGGAAAAAAAGAAGATCACAGGGTTTGGCATGGAGCGCCTTTTTATACAGGGCCTTAGGCATAATTCCAATGATCCCATTGGGCCTCCTTTATCTGAGGCTGTGCAGGAATTTACCTGTAACCATAGATGATCACATAGCAATATTGCAGATCCTGCTCGTTTCGGTGAACATGATAGTCTTTCTGCCCTTTTCCCTTGAATTGTCGAGGATGGGGGAAAGGCTTGCCAGCCTGAGCGGAAGGGAGTCCATAGAACCTCTGTACTTGGACTGGTCCTTTGTGGACATGACGCCTATTGCCGTTTCGCTTCTTTCCAAGGAAATAGTGCGAACGTCCAATTTTCTGGAGGAGTTTCTGTACGGCCTTTTTTACGGCGAGGTCAAAAGTGACCGTCTACACTTGCTGCGTACGAGCTTGCCCGACTTAGTAAATGCCTGCGTTTTTTATCGCTCGGCCATAACATTGAGATCAAACGAAGATCCTTTTCTTGCCAGAGAACTGATTACTACATCCTATTCCTTGAACGCCCTTAACAATATGGTCACGCTTGCTGTTGAGAGGCTTTTCCCTTTGATGGAAGATGGTGCGAATCGCGATCATTTTCCAGCCCTTGACGAATGGGATATCGTAGTAAGCCTTTTTTTAAATATCCTAAAGAGCAGTTTAGGTGCCTATGCGTTGGACGATACATATTTCGCTAACAGGGCTTTCAAGTTGTATGGTCAACTTTCGGATATGCTTGGGAAGATAAGGAACAAATTGATGTTGTCCCACTATGCCATCAAAAATGGAACGGATATTCTCAACTTATTGACCTTACTCGATGCCTTTTCGAAGGAGTCATTGGAATTTGCACGTTCAGCAAGGCGGCATAATGCAGAGGGTTTTGTTGCCCTCGAAGGGGGAGATCAAGATTGA
- a CDS encoding YitT family protein translates to MNPSKLHRMLLRLFVVLKQEKDSFITITFGTTISAIATLTLIMPYKFPDAGLTGLAVLSSYVFHISPSWLYAIGNAALLIWGWKELSPRFVVLTIYGVSLFSLLLKVLEFIPAPSLNDLFMIAVFAGVIKGIGGGLVFRSGASLGGTDIVVVALRNRYGIEVGKYSFYINLAVLLISVPIIGLERAIYGLVAIYISGIAIDGVLRSFDRRRQVFVISQKYEEVRDFVIKELGRGVTFLHGEGGFTGKSQKVIMCLLTPRQTMELKRFLAIADKSAFMVVTEASEVVGKGFKSWKEL, encoded by the coding sequence ATGAACCCGAGCAAGCTCCATAGGATGTTGTTGCGTTTATTCGTTGTCTTAAAACAAGAAAAAGATAGCTTTATCACGATAACGTTTGGCACGACCATCTCAGCAATAGCCACCTTGACGCTGATAATGCCATACAAATTCCCGGATGCCGGACTCACTGGTTTGGCCGTACTTTCGTCGTACGTCTTTCACATCTCTCCCTCTTGGTTGTATGCGATAGGAAACGCAGCTTTGCTAATTTGGGGCTGGAAGGAGCTGTCTCCTCGGTTTGTGGTGCTGACGATCTACGGGGTCAGTTTATTTTCTTTGCTCCTTAAGGTCTTGGAGTTCATCCCTGCACCATCTTTGAACGACCTGTTTATGATAGCCGTATTTGCAGGGGTTATAAAGGGCATAGGAGGAGGCCTGGTCTTCAGATCTGGCGCATCGCTTGGTGGAACGGACATAGTGGTAGTGGCCTTGCGCAACAGGTACGGAATAGAAGTTGGGAAGTACAGCTTTTACATTAATCTGGCAGTCCTTTTGATATCTGTTCCGATAATTGGACTGGAGAGGGCTATCTACGGCCTAGTTGCCATTTACATAAGCGGCATAGCAATAGATGGAGTTTTGCGCTCCTTTGATAGGAGAAGGCAGGTCTTCGTCATATCTCAAAAATACGAAGAGGTGAGGGATTTCGTCATAAAAGAGCTTGGACGGGGCGTGACCTTCCTTCACGGAGAGGGTGGATTTACCGGCAAAAGCCAAAAGGTCATAATGTGCCTTTTGACTCCCAGGCAAACCATGGAATTGAAAAGGTTTCTTGCCATCGCCGACAAGAGTGCGTTCATGGTGGTTACCGAGGCGTCCGAAGTGGTTGGAAAGGGCTTTAAATCGTGGAAGGAATTGTAA
- a CDS encoding PD-(D/E)XK nuclease family protein — MSITIHAYRFAKELQKPLKELYDEHKDLIFMVPSQDDKRLLLEMLSVEGLAAGFPTIWRWGDLYGGLADVLRRLGIKTPLKRQLDPPDHWLVVRHLVRNALESSSHIRQAIPAIGQSGFIETIGTQLHELIGEDISREDLAYALSCNAGKDNGSCVGQCQNLTKPTGFLCHIYGQYLSYLDKNELADSALIPILARNLLQIRKLAGYLRRHAFVLVGFMSFMRSQYEFLRALNELDIAIDIYKPDPAMGDNFYDVEQQFAKEATINSISTQNEPVRSHLIACGDSRQELETCARNIWFEIQKDRISFKDIAVEIPASYQRILEDVFSVYRIPWASNVGKPLNETFSWDLLMRLKAIKDEDWPFLSVLRFLSDPTLGFNLTEQQLMSLKEDMPSGISQWAAWLKQNNLKDLLEIFRACDTFFNVVRTGISAEKLFERLFKLLDDMKLQERIRRFAADLAPDEVLFEVSKFIEAIEKKALFLKESLPKLGPAQRDILFESEAWEYLRRFAEETRLLPPKRPLNSITLYVDSSPVLASHSLYILVNATSEKWPGKIAEPPLLNDQARMTIHENIGLAGIHLPLRHERRQQLEALFRRRLCTATDMTWITCSAVDVQGRPKKISPFLENALNDRLCKEDGRTERPLSRLLPKEEAYLRGAEVPQDKFSRPRKKPIVRTDPRYEGYLSDIDAWIQCPALYAYKSIFNLYPPADVGFNPQICGMMLHRLWQRAWEKRSAHENINLLRCVEELWEETVKSTYPQLLDNERMRRHYDRLYGQARRMAVVQEEILKNLKGVFILSKSEVTLTPLNIDKVSFAGRADRIDHIEGNGQIIWDYKTGSSNSYENALQLAAYALALMKEGKHVAASLYLCHENSTCIGHGSSASKDFVRKLVPKDYAGNFKIKREHLDEAVNRAEGHLIEWAKDLSSGSFEPHYDKACKECQYKGFCRRNEIEREETEDNGN, encoded by the coding sequence TTGAGCATCACGATTCACGCCTACAGGTTTGCAAAGGAATTGCAAAAACCCCTGAAAGAGCTTTACGACGAACACAAAGATCTCATTTTCATGGTGCCATCACAGGATGATAAAAGACTACTGCTTGAAATGCTCTCCGTCGAGGGGTTGGCGGCAGGATTTCCGACCATATGGCGATGGGGAGATTTGTACGGCGGGCTTGCGGATGTCCTTCGAAGGTTGGGCATAAAAACCCCCCTCAAAAGACAGCTGGACCCCCCAGATCACTGGTTGGTAGTAAGGCACTTGGTCCGAAATGCCCTAGAGTCATCAAGCCATATAAGACAGGCCATCCCGGCAATCGGACAATCAGGATTTATAGAGACCATAGGCACACAACTGCATGAGCTAATTGGCGAGGATATTTCCCGAGAAGATCTGGCTTACGCCTTGAGCTGCAATGCTGGCAAGGACAATGGATCCTGCGTTGGGCAATGCCAAAATCTTACAAAGCCTACCGGGTTTTTATGCCATATCTACGGCCAATATCTAAGCTACTTGGACAAAAACGAGCTGGCAGACAGCGCCCTGATCCCAATTTTAGCAAGAAATTTGCTGCAAATACGGAAACTTGCAGGGTATCTACGAAGACATGCCTTTGTGCTTGTCGGGTTTATGAGCTTCATGAGGTCACAATATGAGTTCTTGCGAGCCCTCAATGAGTTGGATATAGCTATAGACATATATAAGCCAGACCCCGCCATGGGCGATAATTTTTACGACGTAGAGCAACAATTCGCCAAAGAGGCCACGATCAACAGCATCTCAACTCAAAACGAACCCGTAAGATCTCATTTGATCGCCTGCGGCGACTCAAGACAAGAGCTTGAGACGTGCGCTCGAAATATATGGTTTGAGATACAAAAAGATCGAATCTCTTTCAAAGACATTGCCGTAGAGATACCGGCGTCATATCAAAGGATCCTTGAAGACGTATTCAGCGTTTACCGAATCCCGTGGGCTTCAAACGTGGGCAAGCCTTTAAACGAAACCTTTAGTTGGGATCTGCTGATGCGCCTGAAGGCCATCAAGGATGAGGATTGGCCCTTTCTGTCGGTCCTTCGCTTCCTGTCTGATCCAACTTTGGGATTTAATTTAACAGAACAACAATTGATGTCTCTGAAAGAGGATATGCCATCTGGTATCAGCCAATGGGCGGCCTGGCTGAAACAAAACAACCTGAAGGATTTGCTCGAGATATTTCGGGCCTGCGATACATTTTTTAACGTCGTAAGGACAGGGATTAGCGCAGAAAAATTGTTTGAAAGGCTTTTCAAGCTGCTTGACGACATGAAGCTACAGGAAAGAATCCGACGCTTCGCTGCAGATTTGGCCCCTGACGAAGTTTTATTCGAGGTCTCTAAATTTATAGAAGCCATAGAAAAGAAGGCCTTATTTTTAAAGGAATCTCTGCCAAAATTGGGTCCGGCTCAAAGGGATATCCTTTTCGAATCGGAGGCATGGGAATACCTGCGTCGCTTTGCCGAGGAAACCAGATTGCTTCCCCCAAAAAGGCCTCTAAACTCCATTACCCTTTACGTTGACAGCTCACCGGTCCTTGCCTCTCACAGCTTATACATTCTCGTGAACGCCACATCTGAAAAATGGCCGGGAAAGATTGCGGAACCTCCCCTTTTAAACGACCAAGCCAGGATGACAATTCACGAGAACATTGGCCTGGCCGGCATACACCTGCCGCTTCGACACGAAAGAAGACAACAGCTAGAGGCGCTTTTTAGAAGGCGTCTATGTACCGCAACGGATATGACCTGGATCACCTGCTCTGCCGTGGATGTGCAGGGCAGGCCCAAAAAGATCTCTCCCTTCCTGGAAAATGCCCTAAACGACAGGCTTTGCAAGGAAGACGGAAGGACCGAAAGGCCGCTGAGCAGGTTGCTCCCCAAGGAAGAGGCTTATCTAAGGGGCGCAGAGGTGCCGCAGGACAAGTTCTCCAGGCCAAGGAAAAAGCCAATCGTTCGCACAGACCCGCGGTATGAAGGATATTTGAGCGACATAGACGCATGGATTCAGTGTCCTGCCCTTTATGCATACAAAAGCATATTTAACCTTTACCCGCCCGCAGATGTGGGCTTTAATCCTCAAATTTGCGGTATGATGCTGCACCGTCTGTGGCAAAGGGCATGGGAAAAGCGTTCAGCTCATGAAAATATAAATTTACTGCGCTGCGTAGAAGAGCTTTGGGAAGAAACAGTGAAATCCACCTACCCTCAGCTCTTGGACAATGAAAGGATGCGTCGTCATTACGACAGGCTATATGGACAAGCCAGACGGATGGCCGTGGTACAGGAGGAGATCTTAAAAAACTTAAAGGGCGTCTTTATTCTCTCAAAATCCGAGGTTACGTTAACCCCATTGAATATCGATAAAGTCTCCTTTGCAGGTAGAGCCGACAGGATAGATCACATTGAAGGAAATGGCCAAATAATATGGGATTATAAGACCGGCAGCTCAAACAGTTACGAAAACGCCTTACAGCTTGCAGCTTACGCCCTAGCGCTGATGAAAGAGGGCAAACATGTGGCCGCCTCCCTTTACCTGTGCCACGAAAACAGCACATGCATTGGCCACGGCTCCAGTGCCTCCAAGGACTTCGTGAGAAAATTAGTTCCAAAGGATTATGCCGGAAATTTTAAGATTAAGCGCGAACATCTTGATGAGGCGGTAAATAGGGCTGAAGGCCATCTCATCGAATGGGCAAAGGACTTGTCGTCGGGATCCTTTGAGCCACACTACGATAAAGCCTGCAAGGAATGCCAATATAAGGGTTTTTGCCGAAGAAACGAGATCGAAAGAGAGGAAACGGAAGATAATGGAAATTGA
- a CDS encoding UvrD-helicase domain-containing protein — MEIDEATLADLFLAKATPKQREAVVSKDGLIVISAGAGSGKTRTLSWRFAWLVATGSARHDEVLTITYTEKAAQEMEDRILSTLKEWLQILEGSSLTFKQKDTVSRNLKRACERFDEAQISTIHSFAMNLLKSFSHFLDTSPNFDIVSPPQEDQFYGSAVNALDLLDEDWFVQGAAPEWQERIKALFSNDTFKESLNFYGPRAFVDLARQACALFGSRGLDPEGLFEGATRLEDLDSRTMDLISALRSDQGGFYDSLYDFWIEEARAKDYEKDKLSLSVRVLQGNWKERRPKSYIEWAHFLVDLNDKVFSDIRSGGEFKKCLESVLSERFGHEGLKAHREALSCDIALARWAIEASKDRPLREILLKFSGMLWAIWEEHKKRHGILSFDDLLIRAKDLVASHPEAAGKYRHILVDEFQDTNGVQCMLIESIKAARQDQTIKLFVVGDLKQSIYRFRHANLEIFADYIRRAQGGEGHYIALGESFRMSEGLLKNINDLFGHLWRDGMSSSLKYPYEPLIYPEILKKEDKDLETTHDETESLQIVIEAAGEDKDGNKVNGTSRKSSLALKLAGLFSAIHEKGAPWNDMVVLVPARSYYEALEEAFQRLEIPAVFVEQKSFFSRAETIDATAFLLALNDPEDDFAMIGLLSSPFLRLSQEAALKALASLRKENDRGRAWNYVKTNLSNVARKIEDLRRRAFLRGPADALNYLLEEPLWMMSLPPYKRISAFSNVRHLVHLLKTYEDAFGKDVVGAAWYLKETTKLNIPYEETTPLGEDEDVVRVMTVHAAKGLEFPIVAVFGLEHRRHPRSGSSLVPSIFTGAVLSSYPDPFMQKESPPSKIVHDYLEGMAQDEEKLRLFYVACTRAKKRLILCGSCSVDKERNPSGKNGLWLKSLLAWQEEKNFDISEKLSGEIGANYREKRKTKIKREPSKPVSLKKISLKVKPSPIDRLSATEYAIFSWCPRAYRLGYKQGLPLKWELPRSEDYGGPDVGSLMHWILAHWDLRKESLPRFFPQNDEGLEEVLRLLPTGMRPALKDKAHWDTLQDWLSSFAESPLGAKIKGLLASRKGQILREAPFNIKMDFGTRLVGQIDLLYYDESKVYIWDYKITEESDTRENSFMDLYYNQLKFYGYVARRQFPRQALEMGLYMLREKRAVAVDMKGLSFDDVERQINDISFRVVNGPFEGNDNMCHSCPWKNLCSRQLCP, encoded by the coding sequence ATGGAAATTGATGAAGCTACGCTAGCTGATCTTTTTCTGGCCAAGGCCACGCCAAAGCAGCGTGAAGCAGTCGTGTCGAAGGATGGCTTAATCGTCATAAGCGCTGGCGCCGGCAGCGGCAAGACCCGCACGCTGTCCTGGAGGTTTGCCTGGCTTGTTGCGACGGGATCAGCGAGGCACGATGAGGTGCTCACCATCACCTACACCGAAAAGGCCGCCCAGGAGATGGAGGACAGAATCTTATCGACATTGAAGGAATGGCTCCAGATCCTCGAGGGGTCAAGCTTGACTTTCAAGCAAAAAGATACGGTAAGCCGCAACCTGAAGCGGGCATGTGAGCGCTTTGACGAAGCACAAATTTCGACCATTCATAGCTTTGCCATGAACCTGCTCAAGTCCTTCAGCCATTTTTTGGACACAAGCCCTAACTTTGACATCGTCAGCCCTCCTCAGGAAGACCAATTTTACGGATCCGCCGTTAACGCCTTAGATTTGCTCGATGAAGATTGGTTTGTTCAAGGCGCCGCGCCTGAATGGCAGGAAAGAATCAAAGCTCTCTTTTCGAATGACACCTTTAAGGAGTCATTAAATTTCTATGGCCCGAGAGCTTTCGTCGACCTGGCAAGACAGGCTTGCGCGCTCTTTGGAAGCAGAGGCCTTGACCCTGAAGGACTTTTTGAAGGGGCTACACGCCTTGAAGACTTGGACTCCAGGACCATGGACCTGATCTCTGCTTTAAGGTCTGACCAAGGAGGCTTTTACGACTCCCTGTACGATTTCTGGATCGAAGAGGCAAGGGCAAAGGATTATGAGAAGGACAAATTGTCGCTAAGCGTCAGGGTCCTTCAAGGCAACTGGAAGGAAAGGCGACCGAAATCTTACATAGAATGGGCGCATTTTCTGGTTGACCTTAACGACAAGGTGTTTTCAGATATAAGAAGCGGAGGAGAGTTTAAGAAATGCCTGGAATCTGTCTTGAGCGAACGCTTTGGCCACGAAGGCCTCAAGGCACATCGTGAAGCGCTATCATGCGATATCGCCTTGGCAAGATGGGCGATAGAGGCATCGAAGGATAGGCCGCTGCGCGAGATATTGCTTAAATTTTCGGGCATGCTTTGGGCTATCTGGGAAGAGCACAAAAAAAGACATGGCATTCTCTCCTTCGACGACCTCCTGATCAGGGCAAAGGATTTGGTCGCTTCGCACCCGGAGGCGGCAGGGAAATATAGGCACATCCTCGTAGACGAGTTTCAGGACACCAACGGCGTACAGTGCATGTTGATCGAGTCGATCAAAGCTGCAAGGCAAGATCAAACGATCAAGCTTTTCGTCGTGGGCGACTTGAAGCAATCCATATACAGGTTTCGCCACGCCAATCTGGAGATATTCGCGGACTACATAAGAAGGGCCCAAGGCGGAGAAGGACATTACATAGCTCTTGGTGAATCTTTTAGGATGAGCGAAGGGCTTTTGAAAAATATCAACGACCTTTTTGGCCATCTGTGGCGCGACGGTATGAGCTCTTCGTTGAAATACCCCTATGAACCTCTCATCTACCCTGAAATCCTCAAAAAGGAAGACAAGGATTTAGAGACGACACATGACGAGACAGAAAGCTTACAGATCGTGATTGAAGCAGCTGGCGAGGACAAGGACGGAAACAAGGTCAACGGTACATCGAGGAAAAGCTCATTGGCACTTAAGTTGGCTGGCCTTTTCAGTGCAATTCACGAGAAAGGAGCTCCATGGAACGACATGGTCGTATTGGTCCCTGCGCGAAGCTACTATGAGGCCCTTGAAGAGGCATTTCAAAGGCTTGAGATTCCTGCGGTATTCGTGGAACAAAAAAGCTTTTTCTCGAGGGCCGAGACGATAGACGCAACCGCTTTCTTGCTCGCCCTAAACGATCCGGAGGACGATTTTGCCATGATAGGCTTGCTGTCGTCACCATTTCTTAGGCTATCGCAGGAAGCGGCACTGAAGGCCTTAGCCTCTCTGAGAAAAGAGAATGATCGAGGACGGGCATGGAATTACGTTAAGACCAATCTTTCCAACGTTGCGCGCAAAATTGAAGATCTTAGACGTAGAGCCTTCTTGCGGGGTCCTGCCGATGCGCTTAACTATCTGCTCGAAGAGCCCCTATGGATGATGTCCCTTCCGCCATACAAGAGGATAAGCGCCTTTTCCAACGTAAGACATCTAGTGCACCTGCTGAAGACCTACGAGGACGCCTTCGGCAAGGATGTCGTTGGAGCTGCCTGGTATCTGAAAGAAACGACCAAGCTCAACATCCCCTACGAGGAGACCACCCCCTTGGGCGAGGATGAAGACGTCGTAAGGGTCATGACGGTTCATGCCGCCAAGGGATTGGAATTTCCCATCGTGGCCGTCTTTGGGCTGGAACATCGCCGTCATCCGCGAAGCGGTTCGTCCTTAGTGCCTTCGATCTTCACGGGGGCCGTTTTGAGCTCCTATCCCGATCCATTCATGCAAAAGGAAAGCCCGCCTTCAAAGATAGTCCACGATTACCTGGAGGGCATGGCGCAAGATGAGGAAAAATTGCGGCTATTTTACGTCGCCTGCACCCGAGCCAAAAAAAGGCTCATCCTGTGCGGCAGTTGTTCGGTCGACAAAGAAAGAAACCCATCGGGCAAAAACGGCCTTTGGCTAAAGTCATTGCTTGCATGGCAAGAAGAAAAAAACTTTGACATTTCCGAAAAGTTGTCCGGCGAGATCGGCGCTAACTATCGAGAAAAAAGAAAAACCAAAATCAAAAGGGAGCCGTCAAAGCCCGTTTCACTAAAGAAGATATCTTTGAAAGTGAAGCCTTCACCGATCGACAGGTTGAGCGCCACCGAATATGCGATATTCTCATGGTGCCCTCGAGCGTACAGGTTGGGCTACAAACAGGGGTTACCTTTAAAATGGGAGCTGCCAAGATCTGAGGACTACGGAGGACCCGACGTCGGAAGCCTGATGCACTGGATATTGGCACACTGGGATTTAAGAAAAGAAAGCTTGCCTAGGTTTTTCCCGCAAAATGACGAAGGCCTGGAAGAAGTGCTGCGCTTGTTGCCCACGGGGATGCGCCCCGCGCTAAAGGACAAGGCCCATTGGGACACGCTGCAGGATTGGCTTTCAAGCTTTGCCGAAAGCCCCCTTGGGGCTAAGATCAAGGGATTACTTGCATCAAGAAAAGGCCAAATTTTAAGGGAGGCCCCCTTCAACATAAAGATGGACTTTGGCACACGCCTGGTTGGCCAGATAGATCTGCTATACTACGACGAATCAAAGGTTTACATCTGGGACTACAAGATAACGGAAGAATCGGACACAAGGGAAAATTCCTTCATGGACCTGTACTACAACCAGCTTAAATTTTACGGATATGTCGCGAGGCGCCAATTTCCACGTCAAGCTCTCGAGATGGGGCTTTACATGCTTAGGGAAAAGAGAGCCGTCGCCGTTGACATGAAAGGCCTATCCTTTGACGACGTGGAAAGACAGATAAACGATATATCCTTTAGAGTGGTTAACGGACCCTTTGAGGGCAATGACAATATGTGCCACTCCTGTCCCTGGAAGAACCTATGCTCAAGGCAGCTTTGCCCCTAA
- a CDS encoding HD domain-containing phosphohydrolase, translating to MNDRLKTQEALEKEQAFLGCLFHNNPEAIVLADRNNHVIEVNESFCRTFGYSKDESVGKHIDELVAIGTHFYEEATDISYKVSSGSMVDVESMRRKKDGTLFEVAITAVPVIFKDKFLGIYTIYRDISDKKRAERKIREYVDYLKRVWIQTISALGSALEKRDLFTAGHQRRVAKLARAIATRLNLTKEDVQAIYMASLVHDIGKIKIPAEILSKPASLMPEEYMLVKTHPKVGFDILSEIEFPWPIAEIVYQHHERLDGSGYPRGLRGEEIHRLARVIAVADVVEAIMSDRPYRKGRPAEVAMQEIKALKGKHFDPDVVEACVSLFELDVFTFDD from the coding sequence ATGAATGACCGATTAAAGACTCAGGAAGCACTTGAAAAGGAGCAGGCCTTTTTAGGTTGTTTGTTTCATAACAACCCGGAGGCCATCGTATTGGCAGATCGAAACAATCACGTCATAGAAGTAAACGAATCTTTTTGCAGGACATTCGGTTACAGCAAAGATGAGTCGGTCGGCAAGCATATAGATGAACTTGTGGCAATCGGAACGCATTTTTATGAAGAGGCAACTGACATAAGCTACAAGGTTTCATCCGGAAGCATGGTCGACGTCGAGTCCATGAGGAGAAAAAAGGACGGCACTTTATTTGAAGTGGCTATAACTGCCGTTCCCGTCATCTTTAAAGACAAATTTCTTGGCATCTATACGATCTACCGCGACATCTCAGACAAAAAGAGGGCAGAAAGAAAGATACGGGAATACGTCGATTACCTGAAAAGAGTCTGGATTCAGACCATATCGGCCTTGGGATCAGCGCTGGAAAAAAGGGATCTCTTTACAGCTGGCCATCAACGAAGGGTGGCAAAGCTTGCAAGGGCCATTGCAACTCGCTTAAATCTTACCAAGGAAGACGTTCAGGCAATATATATGGCCTCGCTTGTCCACGACATTGGAAAGATCAAGATCCCCGCAGAGATCCTGTCTAAACCGGCCTCTCTTATGCCCGAGGAATACATGCTAGTCAAGACTCACCCCAAGGTAGGTTTCGATATCTTGAGCGAGATAGAATTCCCCTGGCCGATAGCAGAGATAGTATACCAACATCATGAACGACTGGACGGAAGCGGATATCCGCGCGGGCTAAGGGGTGAAGAAATTCACCGCCTAGCCCGCGTGATCGCCGTCGCCGATGTCGTGGAAGCAATAATGTCGGACCGCCCGTACAGAAAGGGCCGACCCGCGGAAGTTGCCATGCAGGAAATTAAAGCCCTAAAGGGAAAACACTTTGATCCCGACGTGGTAGAGGCCTGCGTATCTTTGTTCGAGCTCGATGTCTTCACCTTTGACGATTAA